A DNA window from Mycolicibacter terrae contains the following coding sequences:
- a CDS encoding amidohydrolase family protein, whose product MRAIDCLVNVHFGESEQPAWMRKTRDEYFKGPASMFDPVDMSALLDEMDANGVAKAILMDNLTKPSVTARKFVADRPDRFALAMGGANLLRPVPSLRELSAVVKDLPVAYAVVGPSFWGDGQYPPSDAVYYPLYAKCAELDLPLCVNTGIPGPPIPGEVQHPIHLDRVCVRFPELRLCMIHGADPWWDVAIRMLIKYRNLRLMTSAWSPKRLPGALLHYMRTRGADKIIFASDWPVLRMNRVVPEACALDLPDEVMDKYLYRNANDFFFTDPRVPEQES is encoded by the coding sequence GAGAGCAATCGACTGCCTCGTCAATGTGCACTTCGGCGAAAGCGAACAGCCGGCCTGGATGCGCAAGACGCGCGACGAGTACTTCAAGGGGCCGGCGTCGATGTTCGATCCGGTCGACATGTCGGCGCTGCTCGACGAGATGGACGCCAACGGTGTGGCCAAGGCCATCTTGATGGACAACCTCACCAAGCCATCGGTGACCGCGCGAAAGTTCGTGGCGGACAGGCCGGATCGTTTCGCCCTGGCGATGGGCGGGGCGAACCTGTTGCGGCCGGTACCGTCGCTGCGCGAACTCAGTGCCGTGGTCAAGGATCTGCCGGTCGCCTACGCCGTGGTGGGGCCCAGCTTCTGGGGCGATGGCCAATACCCGCCCAGTGACGCTGTCTACTATCCGCTGTACGCCAAGTGCGCAGAACTGGATCTGCCGCTATGCGTCAACACCGGTATTCCCGGCCCGCCGATCCCCGGCGAAGTGCAGCATCCGATTCACCTGGATCGGGTCTGCGTGCGCTTCCCGGAATTGCGGCTGTGCATGATCCACGGCGCCGACCCCTGGTGGGACGTTGCCATCCGCATGCTGATCAAATACCGCAACCTGCGACTGATGACGTCGGCATGGTCGCCGAAGCGGTTGCCGGGGGCGCTGCTGCACTACATGCGCACCCGCGGCGCCGACAAGATCATCTTCGCCTCCGACTGGCCGGTGCTGCGGATGAACCGCGTGGTGCCCGAAGCGTGCGCGCTGGACCTGCCTGACGAGGTGATGGACAAGTACCTGTACCGCAACGCCAACGACTTCTTCTTCACCGACCCGCGTGTCCCCGAACAGGAGAGCTGA